In Helicobacteraceae bacterium, one DNA window encodes the following:
- the rfbF gene encoding glucose-1-phosphate cytidylyltransferase, which produces MKVVILAGGFGTRLSEETSILPKPMVEIGGRPILWHIMKIYSFWGFNEFIVLTGYKSHIIKEFFIDYYARYSDITVDLGSNSVEIHKHRTEPWRVTMLYTGQEALTGGRLAAAKETIGNERFMLTYGDGVCDVNLRDLLETHIKSGKVATLTAVQPSGKYGAIAIGEDGVVESFNEKPDGDDGWINGGFFVMEPRIFDYIPREKQAILEREPLEALAREGKLGAYKHNGFWKSMDTLRDKNELTQIWTNGDAPWALWEQK; this is translated from the coding sequence ATGAAAGTAGTAATTTTGGCGGGCGGTTTTGGCACAAGGCTTAGCGAAGAGACGAGTATATTGCCGAAACCGATGGTGGAGATCGGCGGGCGACCAATTTTGTGGCATATTATGAAAATCTACTCGTTTTGGGGTTTTAACGAGTTTATCGTCCTCACGGGCTACAAAAGCCATATTATCAAGGAATTTTTTATCGATTATTACGCGCGTTATAGCGATATTACCGTCGATCTTGGCTCAAACTCGGTGGAGATTCACAAACATCGAACGGAGCCGTGGCGGGTAACCATGCTCTATACGGGGCAAGAGGCGCTAACGGGCGGCAGATTGGCGGCGGCGAAAGAAACGATCGGAAACGAGCGGTTTATGCTCACTTACGGCGACGGCGTATGCGACGTCAATTTGCGCGATCTGCTTGAAACGCATATAAAAAGCGGCAAAGTTGCCACGCTAACGGCGGTGCAACCAAGCGGCAAATACGGCGCGATCGCGATCGGCGAGGACGGCGTCGTCGAAAGTTTCAACGAAAAGCCCGACGGCGACGACGGCTGGATTAACGGCGGTTTTTTTGTGATGGAGCCGCGGATTTTCGATTATATCCCGCGCGAAAAACAGGCGATATTAGAGCGCGAGCCGCTAGAGGCGCTAGCGAGAGAGGGCAAACTCGGCGCGTATAAGCACAATGGGTTTTGGAAGTCGATGGACACCTTGCGCGACAAAAACGAATTGACGCAAATCTGGACGAATGGTGACGCGCCGTGGGCGCTGTGGGAGCAAAAATGA
- the glyQ gene encoding glycine--tRNA ligase subunit alpha, which produces MIFFSDLLLKLQTFWKDQGCAIVQPYDLPAGAGTFHPATLLRSLDSKPWSAAYVAPSRRPADGRYGENPNRLGAYYQFQVLIKPAPDDIQTIYLKSLEYLGLNLKNHDVRFVEDNWESPTLGAWGLGWEVWLDGMEITQFTYFQQVGGLPCNPVAAEIAYGTERLAMYLQNVDNVFDIKWNERFAYADVHFEGEFEFSKYHFEIADTDMLFGLFEAASQECKRILAAKLPLPAYDQCLIASHAFNQLDARKAISQTERARFILRVRELAKGCAVLYKEQESEREERLKKAKTFA; this is translated from the coding sequence ATGATTTTTTTTAGCGATCTGCTCTTAAAACTGCAAACGTTTTGGAAGGATCAAGGTTGCGCGATTGTTCAACCTTACGATCTGCCCGCCGGCGCGGGGACTTTCCACCCCGCGACGCTATTAAGAAGCCTCGATTCTAAACCGTGGAGCGCGGCGTATGTCGCCCCAAGCCGCCGCCCCGCGGACGGGCGCTACGGCGAAAACCCCAATCGGCTTGGCGCGTATTATCAGTTTCAGGTTCTCATCAAGCCCGCGCCCGACGATATTCAGACGATCTATCTAAAGAGCCTCGAATATCTGGGGCTAAATCTCAAGAATCACGACGTTCGTTTTGTGGAGGATAACTGGGAGTCGCCAACATTAGGCGCGTGGGGGCTTGGCTGGGAGGTGTGGTTAGACGGAATGGAGATAACGCAATTTACCTATTTTCAACAAGTCGGCGGCTTGCCGTGCAATCCTGTAGCGGCGGAGATCGCCTACGGGACGGAGCGGCTGGCGATGTATCTACAAAACGTCGATAACGTTTTCGATATCAAATGGAACGAGCGCTTCGCCTACGCGGACGTGCATTTTGAAGGCGAGTTTGAGTTCAGCAAATACCACTTTGAGATCGCCGATACCGATATGCTTTTCGGGCTTTTTGAAGCCGCTTCGCAAGAGTGCAAGCGGATACTTGCCGCCAAACTTCCGCTGCCCGCCTACGATCAGTGCCTGATCGCGAGCCACGCCTTCAACCAGCTTGACGCGAGAAAGGCGATCTCCCAAACCGAGCGGGCGAGATTTATCCTGCGCGTGCGCGAACTCGCCAAAGGGTGCGCGGTTTTATACAAAGAGCAAGAGAGCGAGCGCGAAGAGCGGTTAAAAAAGGCAAAAACGTTTGCGTAA